The Apium graveolens cultivar Ventura chromosome 11, ASM990537v1, whole genome shotgun sequence genome has a window encoding:
- the LOC141695353 gene encoding uncharacterized protein LOC141695353, producing MTFDDSDLEGFKFHHDDPLVITSIIINNPVKRVLVDNGALVDILLYGTFIRMGYNDSQLTPTDMPIYGFAGVKYPIEGIIKLPLTMGPRQSMQMLNFVVVKDGSIYNAIMGKTGIHAIKAVPIILPYSDQVSN from the coding sequence ATGACATTTGATGACTCTGATTTGGAGGGTTTCAAGTTTCACCATGATGATCCTCTGGTCATAACATCTATCATAATAAACAACCCGGTAAAGAGAGTTCTTGTAGACAATGGGGCGTTAGTGGATATTTTACTCTATGGTACCTTTATAAGGATGGGATACAACGATTCTCAGTTAACACCGACTGATATGCCGATCTATGGGTTCGCTGGAGTTAAATATCCCATTGAAGGGATAATTAAACTACCTTTAACAATGGGCCCGAGGCAATCTATGCAAATGTTAAATTTTGTGGTGGTCAAGGATGGATCGATATATAATGCAATCATGGGAAAGACGGGTATACATGCCATCAAGGCAGTCCCCATCATCCTACCATACAGTGATCAAGTTTCCAATTAG
- the LOC141697162 gene encoding malonyl-coenzyme A:anthocyanin 3-O-glucoside-6''-O-malonyltransferase-like, whose amino-acid sequence MQGISNTVTVLEQCGVTPAPDAVPVTSLPLRFFDLMWLTFHPLGRVIFYDFPYSTDHFTQHTVPNLKTSLSLALKHFTPLAGKLLTPSDANSNADYEIQFVDGDSVSVTFAECTGDLNHLLGNHVRDANMLERLVVQLPSTTCTNSSGENCSVSPVFAIQVTVFPNSAICIGITNSHVVADGSTMYNFVRAWASIAKQVNISHGELDVNDVVSSGEFQIPNYDRSSIKDPYGLGTMILEVAGPMMKQILQQREIIQASSSAKVRATFVLTEANIRALKNTVLTKRPNLTYVSSFTSMCAYLWTCFAKSRATVYKEAHNLDEPQNFGFVMDCRDRLDPPLPASYFGNCLVPCIGVQTGRVMVGDEGLAAAAEVLGNAISLKLKKGPLHGSDKWMEDFAGVMRGEWHMGIAGSPKLDYYNNIDFGCGKPLKFEFVNEPLSLSRCKDSKMDIEVGVILPKNEMNVFSAVFTKGLDCLDG is encoded by the coding sequence ATGCAAGGTATTTCAAACACAGTAACCGTTCTTGAGCAGTGCGGAGTCACACCAGCCCCTGATGCTGTCCCGGTGACATCTCTGCCCCTCCGTTTTTTCGACTTAATGTGGCTCACTTTCCATCCCCTTGGCCGTGTCATCTTCTACGATTTTCCATACTCCACTGACCACTTCACCCAACACACAGTTCCGAATCTCAAAACTTCGTTGTCTCTAGCGCTCAAACACTTCACTCCGTTGGCAGGAAAATTATTAACACCCTCTGATGCTAATTCCAACGCTGATTACGAGATTCAGTTCGTGGACGGAGACTCTGTGTCCGTAACATTTGCTGAGTGCACGGGTGATCTTAATCATTTGTTGGGAAACCATGTACGTGATGCCAACATGTTAGAACGTCTTGTTGTTCAGCTCCCATCAACTACTTGTACTAATAGCTCTGGCGAAAACTGCTCTGTTTCTCCTGTGTTTGCTATCCAAGTAACTGTATTTCCAAACAGTGCCATCTGTATTGGAATTACAAACTCCCACGTTGTTGCGGATGGAAGCACTATGTACAACTTTGTACGCGCATGGGCTTCGATTGCTAAACAAGTTAATATTAGTCACGGAGAACTTGATGTTAATGATGTGGTATCTTCCGGGGAGTTCCAGATACCAAATTATGACAGGAGTTCTATCAAAGACCCCTATGGTCTAGGTACGATGATCTTGGAAGTAGCAGGACCGATGATGAAGCAGATCCTGCAGCAAAGGGAGATTATTCAAGCTTCTTCAAGCGCCAAGGTTAGAGCAACATTTGTTTTAACCGAAGCCAATATTCGAGCTCTTAAGAATACGGTATTAACAAAACGGCCAAACTTGACATACGTGTCATCTTTCACGTCCATGTGTGCTTATCTATGGACATGTTTTGCAAAATCACGAGCCACTGTTTATAAAGAGGCACACAATCTAGATGAGCCTCAGAACTTCGGGTTTGTTATGGATTGTCGTGATCGATTAGACCCGCCCTTGCCTGCTTCTTACTTTGGGAATTGCTTAGTGCCATGTATAGGAGTGCAAACAGGCAGAGTTATGGTAGGAGATGAAGGCCTAGCTGCTGCTGCAGAAGTATTGGGAAATGCAATTTCTTTGAAGCTCAAGAAAGGTCCATTGCACGGTTCGGATAAATGGATGGAGGACTTTGCAGGTGTAATGAGAGGGGAATGGCATATGGGGATTGCTGGCTCCCCAAAGTTGGACTACTACAACAATATTGATTTTGGATGTGGTAAACCTCTAAAGTTCGAATTTGTGAATGAGCCATTATCATTGTCAAGGTGCAAAGATTCAAAAATGGACATCGAAGTTGGTGTGATCTTACCTAAAAATGAGATGAATGTGTTCTCAGCTGTATTCACCAAGGGGCTGGATTGTCTGGACGGctaa